Proteins encoded by one window of Microbacterium testaceum:
- a CDS encoding NUDIX domain-containing protein: MPLDASLIRVKAMLLVPHPDSPAHLVSAHGPTHENPRGFHRLIGGSVEFGETHREAIVREVEEELGARITDLTYLDTIESLFRYNGEAGHEIIALYSGGLDPLPPEHGGTLTESDGSVVPVVWRPLDAGKESAPLYPVAAAPWVRSVVTRTTGR; this comes from the coding sequence ATGCCCCTGGACGCGTCACTCATCCGCGTGAAAGCCATGCTCCTCGTCCCTCACCCCGATTCACCGGCTCACCTCGTGAGCGCCCACGGACCGACGCATGAGAACCCGCGGGGCTTTCACCGCCTGATCGGCGGCAGTGTCGAGTTCGGCGAAACGCATCGCGAAGCGATCGTCCGTGAGGTGGAGGAAGAACTCGGCGCGCGCATCACTGACCTCACCTACCTCGACACGATCGAGAGCCTCTTCCGCTACAACGGCGAGGCGGGTCATGAGATCATCGCGCTCTACTCCGGCGGACTCGACCCCCTGCCCCCAGAGCACGGCGGCACCCTCACCGAGTCCGACGGTTCCGTCGTACCCGTCGTCTGGCGACCGCTCGACGCTGGGAAAGAGTCCGCGCCCCTCTACCCCGTGGCCGCGGCGCCGTGGGTCCGATCCGTCGTCACCCGGACGACGGGGCGGTAA
- a CDS encoding alternative tryptophan synthase beta-subunit gives MTRPRTVTHTYTLAGGWQKAHHGPLTAEVAENLRRSGVTMVRARRGLFDSREISLRDYPPRRAEAPVRPR, from the coding sequence ATGACTCGACCCCGCACGGTGACCCACACCTACACGCTGGCGGGCGGCTGGCAGAAGGCGCACCACGGACCCCTGACGGCGGAAGTCGCCGAGAACCTGCGCCGCTCCGGCGTCACCATGGTTCGCGCGCGCCGAGGGCTCTTCGACAGCCGCGAGATCTCACTGCGCGACTACCCGCCGCGGCGGGCGGAGGCTCCGGTCCGCCCGCGCTGA
- a CDS encoding ABC transporter permease, which produces MKTLDLVSTAVANTFRSKTRTILTVLAIFVGAFTLTITNGLGTGINAFIDSTVSAMGASDALTVTKTSTDATASTAPQKYDPDAISSGRQAGPPGTTSEVTALTDPDITALAAVPGIAKVVPVKSVTIDYVQAPGGDPYVARAGSLVAGQTPQMGAGVAPDDGSPALQVALPDALVEPMGFADADAAVGATVTIAVTDPVRTQHTVEATVTGVTEEAFGSTTTLTTNAALEDALSAAQNTGVPADQLDRYASASATMAAGANVTDVKAALTDAGYTGTTVADQLGTFEAVINGIVLVLNAFAIIALLAASFGIVNTLLMSVQERTREIGLMKAMGMGSGRVFSLFSLEAIFIGLLGSALGAVVAIGVGTAVSAQLAKSLFSELPGLQLIAFDPVSIVVTTLAVMGIAFLAGTLPAARAARADPVESLRYE; this is translated from the coding sequence ATGAAGACCCTCGATCTGGTGAGTACCGCCGTCGCCAACACGTTCCGCTCGAAGACGCGCACGATCCTCACGGTGCTGGCGATCTTCGTCGGCGCCTTCACCCTGACCATCACCAACGGGCTCGGCACCGGCATCAACGCGTTCATCGACAGCACCGTCAGCGCAATGGGCGCCTCGGACGCGCTGACCGTGACCAAGACGAGCACCGATGCCACGGCATCCACCGCTCCTCAGAAATACGATCCGGATGCCATCTCGTCGGGGCGTCAGGCGGGCCCTCCTGGAACGACGAGCGAGGTGACCGCGCTGACCGACCCGGACATCACCGCGCTCGCGGCGGTGCCGGGCATCGCGAAGGTCGTGCCGGTGAAGTCCGTGACGATCGACTACGTGCAGGCGCCGGGCGGCGACCCGTACGTCGCCCGGGCCGGCAGTCTCGTGGCGGGGCAGACACCCCAGATGGGCGCGGGGGTGGCCCCCGACGACGGTTCGCCGGCGCTGCAGGTCGCCCTCCCCGACGCGCTGGTCGAGCCGATGGGCTTCGCCGACGCCGACGCCGCCGTGGGCGCCACCGTGACCATCGCGGTCACCGATCCGGTCCGCACACAGCACACGGTCGAAGCGACCGTGACCGGGGTGACCGAGGAGGCCTTCGGCAGCACCACGACGCTGACGACGAACGCAGCCCTTGAGGACGCCCTGTCGGCCGCGCAGAACACCGGCGTCCCCGCCGACCAACTCGACCGGTACGCCTCGGCGAGCGCGACGATGGCAGCGGGCGCGAACGTGACCGATGTGAAGGCCGCGCTCACCGACGCCGGCTACACGGGGACGACGGTCGCCGATCAGCTGGGCACGTTCGAAGCGGTGATCAACGGGATCGTGCTGGTCTTGAACGCCTTCGCGATCATCGCCCTGCTGGCGGCGAGCTTCGGCATCGTCAACACCCTGCTGATGTCGGTGCAGGAACGCACGCGCGAGATCGGCCTGATGAAGGCGATGGGCATGGGGAGCGGGCGCGTGTTCTCGCTGTTCAGCCTCGAGGCGATCTTCATCGGCCTGCTGGGCAGCGCGCTCGGCGCGGTCGTGGCGATCGGGGTGGGGACGGCGGTCAGCGCCCAACTCGCGAAGAGCCTGTTCAGCGAGCTGCCGGGGCTGCAGCTCATCGCCTTCGATCCGGTGTCGATCGTCGTGACGACGCTCGCGGTGATGGGCATCGCGTTCCTCGCCGGAACCCTGCCGGCGGCCCGCGCCGCCCGCGCCGATCCGGTCGAGTCGCTGCGGTACGAGTGA
- a CDS encoding sensor histidine kinase — MSAPETPTSAPRSFWAARPWLTDLGLAVLVVGPAFAPLPLAELRPSQPFALVLVLLPALVLPMRRARPRLALAACVALYLGALVLGTQSPGATLAMIVAAYTVAQRTARRRSVPAILAAVVATTGGSIVVSLVSGVDTRFLQVGLALALAGAIGDAARSRRAYVEAVEERARRAEETREAEARRRVTEERLRIARDLHDAVAHRISVISLNAGVASSALETRPEKARDALATIRTTSRDVLGEIGAMLSVLRAPDEAAAREQPGLARVPEVVESVRVAGWDVVVRDEIGTDAEGSGIPIGIGIVAYRVVQEGLTNAVKHGTTRRAHVLMRRDGDVLEVVVTNPLDRVPEPAEAPPTSGFGLIGLRERVDAVRGELDAGLAPGGFRLAARLPLPAPVRSETAP; from the coding sequence GTGAGCGCTCCCGAGACTCCGACGTCCGCGCCGCGGTCGTTCTGGGCCGCGCGCCCGTGGCTGACCGACCTCGGCCTGGCCGTCCTCGTGGTCGGCCCCGCTTTCGCCCCTCTCCCGCTCGCGGAGCTGCGCCCTTCTCAGCCGTTCGCCCTCGTGCTGGTTCTGCTGCCGGCCCTCGTCCTGCCGATGCGTCGCGCGAGACCGCGGCTCGCGCTCGCCGCGTGCGTCGCGCTGTACCTGGGGGCGCTGGTGCTGGGTACGCAGTCGCCGGGAGCGACCCTCGCGATGATCGTCGCGGCGTACACCGTCGCGCAGCGCACCGCACGCCGACGGTCGGTGCCCGCGATCCTCGCGGCGGTCGTCGCCACGACGGGAGGGAGCATCGTCGTCTCGCTCGTCAGCGGCGTCGACACGCGCTTTCTGCAGGTCGGGCTGGCCCTGGCCCTCGCCGGGGCGATCGGTGACGCCGCCCGATCGCGGCGCGCCTACGTCGAGGCGGTGGAGGAGCGCGCGCGACGAGCCGAAGAGACCCGCGAGGCCGAGGCCCGGCGGCGCGTCACCGAGGAGCGCCTGCGCATCGCGCGCGATCTGCACGACGCGGTCGCCCACCGGATCTCGGTGATCAGCCTGAACGCGGGGGTGGCGTCCTCGGCACTCGAGACGCGGCCCGAGAAAGCACGGGATGCGCTCGCCACCATCCGCACCACCTCGCGCGACGTGCTGGGCGAGATCGGGGCGATGCTCAGCGTGCTCCGCGCTCCCGACGAGGCCGCGGCGCGCGAGCAGCCCGGGCTGGCACGTGTTCCCGAGGTGGTCGAGTCGGTGCGGGTGGCGGGATGGGACGTCGTGGTGCGCGACGAGATCGGGACGGATGCCGAGGGCAGCGGCATCCCGATCGGAATCGGCATCGTGGCCTACCGCGTTGTGCAGGAGGGACTCACGAACGCGGTGAAGCACGGCACCACCCGCCGCGCGCACGTGCTGATGCGTCGCGATGGAGACGTGCTCGAAGTCGTGGTGACGAACCCCCTGGATCGCGTGCCCGAGCCCGCCGAGGCGCCGCCGACGTCGGGATTCGGGCTCATCGGCCTGCGCGAGCGGGTCGACGCCGTGCGCGGCGAGCTCGACGCCGGCCTCGCCCCCGGCGGCTTCCGGTTGGCGGCGCGTCTTCCCCTCCCCGCCCCCGTTCGATCGGAGACAGCCCCGTGA
- a CDS encoding response regulator transcription factor, giving the protein MTTVIVVDDQSLIRSAVRDLLDAAEGTTVVGEAADGEAAVELARRLRPDVVVCDIRMPRMDGIDATAVICADPALADTRVLILKTFEEDEYVVSALRAGASGFIGKGAEPDDIVRAVRAVHEGGALLSPAATRALIETWVRAAPAQGSAPPSLEALTDREREVLLLVARGRSNDEIAGGLFISPHTAKSHVKNTMVKLGAHDRAQLVIAAYESGLLRPGR; this is encoded by the coding sequence GTGACCACCGTGATCGTCGTCGACGACCAGTCGCTCATCCGCTCCGCCGTCCGCGACCTGCTGGACGCGGCCGAGGGGACCACGGTCGTGGGCGAGGCCGCCGACGGCGAGGCCGCGGTCGAGCTCGCCCGGCGCCTCCGCCCCGATGTGGTGGTGTGCGACATCCGGATGCCGCGGATGGACGGCATCGACGCCACCGCGGTGATCTGCGCCGACCCCGCCCTCGCCGATACCAGAGTGCTCATTCTGAAGACCTTCGAGGAGGACGAGTACGTCGTCTCGGCGCTGCGCGCCGGAGCCAGCGGGTTCATCGGCAAGGGCGCCGAGCCCGACGACATCGTCCGCGCCGTGCGCGCGGTCCACGAGGGTGGGGCGCTTCTGTCACCGGCGGCGACGCGCGCGTTGATCGAGACCTGGGTGCGCGCGGCGCCGGCGCAGGGGAGCGCGCCCCCGTCGCTCGAGGCGTTGACCGATCGCGAGCGCGAGGTGCTGCTGCTCGTCGCCCGCGGACGCTCGAACGACGAGATCGCCGGCGGGCTGTTCATCTCACCGCACACGGCGAAATCGCACGTCAAGAACACGATGGTGAAGCTCGGCGCGCACGACCGTGCGCAACTCGTGATCGCCGCGTACGAGAGCGGTCTGCTCCGCCCCGGCCGCTGA
- a CDS encoding ABC transporter ATP-binding protein: protein MASDPAPPLLSVTDLHKSYGRGSARFDALRGVTLDIHRGESIAILGKSGSGKSTLMHLLALMDAPTRGAVLLDGVDATTRRGRRLNRTRNKTFGFVFQQFFLTPTASVFDNVVLPLKIAGVGRGERKRRGLAALAELDMGDKARNKATALSGGQKQRAVIARALVNDPQVIFADEPTGNLDSATGAVVEDILFRLNREHGITLIIVTHDEDLAARCDRRVQIRDGLIVAEERSAA, encoded by the coding sequence ATGGCATCCGATCCCGCTCCCCCACTCCTCTCGGTCACCGACCTGCACAAGTCGTATGGTCGCGGCTCCGCCCGCTTCGACGCCTTGCGCGGGGTGACCCTCGACATCCACCGCGGCGAGAGCATCGCCATCCTCGGCAAGAGCGGCTCGGGCAAGTCGACGCTCATGCACCTGCTGGCTCTGATGGACGCGCCCACGCGCGGCGCCGTGCTCCTCGACGGAGTGGATGCCACGACCCGGCGCGGACGCCGGCTCAACCGCACGCGCAACAAGACGTTCGGCTTCGTGTTCCAGCAGTTCTTCCTGACGCCGACCGCGTCGGTGTTCGACAACGTCGTGCTGCCGCTGAAGATCGCGGGCGTGGGGCGCGGCGAGCGCAAGCGCCGGGGACTCGCGGCCCTGGCCGAGCTCGACATGGGCGACAAGGCCCGCAACAAGGCCACGGCCCTCTCGGGCGGGCAGAAGCAGCGCGCCGTCATCGCCCGCGCCCTCGTGAACGACCCGCAGGTGATCTTCGCCGACGAGCCGACCGGGAACCTGGATTCGGCGACCGGGGCGGTGGTCGAGGACATCCTCTTCCGCCTCAACCGCGAGCACGGCATCACCCTCATCATCGTCACGCACGACGAAGACCTCGCGGCCCGGTGCGACCGGCGCGTGCAGATCCGCGACGGACTCATCGTCGCCGAGGAACGGAGCGCGGCATGA
- a CDS encoding ribonuclease inhibitor, whose amino-acid sequence MTPRTIEIDGTAIHGIPSLYAELNRVFMPDEEWTLGESLDALDDLLYGGFGVLDGAEPVRVVCKRADIAREALGIDATREYYRAKLARPEVFSAATAQRALDALESGVGVTYFELVVKVFRDHRNIELVLD is encoded by the coding sequence ATGACCCCGCGCACCATCGAGATCGACGGGACGGCGATACATGGCATCCCGTCGCTCTACGCCGAACTGAACCGCGTGTTCATGCCCGACGAGGAGTGGACGCTGGGCGAGAGCCTCGACGCCCTCGACGACCTGCTGTACGGCGGGTTCGGGGTGCTCGACGGGGCGGAGCCGGTGCGAGTGGTGTGCAAACGGGCTGACATCGCGCGGGAAGCGCTGGGGATCGACGCGACGCGCGAGTACTACCGCGCGAAGCTCGCCCGGCCCGAGGTGTTCTCCGCGGCCACCGCCCAGCGCGCTCTGGACGCGCTCGAGTCGGGCGTGGGGGTGACGTACTTCGAGCTGGTGGTGAAGGTGTTCCGGGATCACCGGAACATCGAGCTGGTGCTCGACTGA
- a CDS encoding YnfA family protein produces MTTARIVILFAVAAIAEIGGAWLVWQAVRENRGWWLALLGILALGAYGFVAALQPEANFGRVLAAYGGVFIAGSLAWGIVVDGFRPTAWDYVGSAVALVGAAIIMLAPVLAGTDQAPSA; encoded by the coding sequence ATGACCACCGCGCGCATCGTGATCCTGTTCGCCGTGGCCGCGATCGCCGAGATCGGCGGGGCGTGGCTCGTGTGGCAGGCCGTCCGCGAGAACCGCGGATGGTGGCTCGCGTTGCTCGGCATCCTGGCCCTCGGTGCCTACGGGTTCGTCGCGGCGCTGCAGCCCGAGGCGAACTTCGGGCGCGTGCTCGCGGCCTACGGCGGAGTCTTCATCGCGGGTTCGTTGGCGTGGGGGATCGTCGTCGACGGTTTCCGGCCGACCGCGTGGGACTACGTCGGCTCCGCGGTGGCGCTCGTGGGCGCCGCGATCATCATGCTCGCACCGGTGCTGGCCGGGACGGATCAGGCGCCGAGCGCCTGA